The sequence below is a genomic window from Scylla paramamosain isolate STU-SP2022 chromosome 38, ASM3559412v1, whole genome shotgun sequence.
GatctattttcttgtgttttattaATGATTTCATGCGGTGGATTCCTTTGGCAATAAGTGGATGTTCTCCAGGTGATCCACCCAGGCCAGGTTCCGGTGGTGCAGGCAGccttctctcctccgccccAGAAGGTGGAGTGGGCGGCAGCGCTGGTGGAGGCCTTTGAACACCACCAGAAGGAAGGCAAGGTGGGTGTTGCTCAGGGCACAACACACTGTCAGCTTCCCTAAGTGGTGTAAGACTTTTGTTTTTAAATGAAGTTGTATTAAGTTATTTGGTGCTTCTATTCCACTCTGGGTTTTCATAAAGTATTGttaaaggccactgagatgattaggtgagttttcatgttttcttccacAGATATCAAATCTTCATTAAGCAATCACTAGGTTCTTGTAAATTAATGAgaatactcttgaaaacactAGTAACTTCTCATTCATCTCTGGTATAGTGTAAGGTGTTCCTGTGTGACATCTGAATGACCTGGGGAGGCTGAGCTGTATGGGGATTGTTAGTCATGGTCTGTTTCCTCCAGGGCGCCTTCACCTTCCGAGGGAACATGATTGATATGCCGCTGCTCCTCCAGGCTCGCAACATCCTGCAGCTTGCCGCCGTCACTGCCAAGTAAACTGTGTGGCGGCTCGCTTGTCCAGGTGATTGTTTAGGTTATGTAATCCAGCAGCTCTTTACTTTAATATCTCATTTTGGTAGTGTACTCAGGCTGTGGTTTTGTCTTGCTGCAGTCGCCGCCAAGTCAACTGTGTGGCAGCTTGCTCGTCCAGGTGATCTCTCAGACTGTATAATTGACTGATTTTTAATACCTCATCATTTAATAGTGTGCTTTTAACTCTTTTGCTTCTATTTGAAACACCTTTTCTTTATTAGTAACATTtatgagacatcttttcttgttcttccaccacctccaagCATTGTCCATCCTGGAAATTGcaaagatacatttttttcagtcctctcctttcttgtagGTCCTTATAAAAattccatacattgcttttagtgctgggaTTTGTTGCATATTGCTGTGAAAGGATTTAGACTAAAGTTTGGTCTTGCAATGTACTCTTGACTTCAATACTTCATTGCTCTTCTGGTGTATCTCAAGACTAGTttggtctcttttttttttttagcaagtcCTTTTCTCACAATTTGTCTGCATCTGGCTTGGGATTCAAACTTGGGTCCTCTCATGCCTCATAAGATCTACTTGTCTCTATACCAGGCTGGCCCAGATAAGGcaccacactcatacacacacatatcattcacactctttgCCCCATCAGCCCCCAGTGGgatgataaatataaaaattgtcagatattttcttttatttaagaATGTTTCTAAATGCATTACACaattataaaagtaaaaatagttCTGTATTGTTTAAACTAGGGAATGTTTTCCTTATAGAGTATTAAGCATTTTATTGCAGCCTTTGTTATGGCCTAGGATGAGTACATTGAGTTAAGGCTAGACACTGATAAAACTATAAATGTGATAAGTACAACACGTGCATCAACTAGCATCTATTGCTGCAGGAGTCACCTCGCTCAGCCCTTCAGTCTGGTGTGAAGTGCAATGCATTCAACATGACTCCTTAATATTAGTGGAGGCAGAGCAAGAGCCAGAATGATAACTAAAGCAAGGAGATTAGACACAGATCATTCAGGCAGAGCATATGATGGTACAAAAGAAGAGGTGTTATAACAGATAAGCAGATACTGAATGTGTTCCTTGAAGTGTGAGTGATCTAGACTCTCTCATCACTAGTCCAGAAGGTGTCAGAGTAGATAAAACAGATATTGAATGTGGTCCTAGTAAGTCAGAGTAGCCTAGACATTTTAATCACCCACAAGGAACACTAAGTACCATCATGTCACTGTGAACTAAGGCAGACTACATCATGACAGGTGGAGTGGTGGCCAGGTGTGGGTCATTGGTTAGTGTGGCccttcaggtggtggtggatgtttgCCATGGCCTGCTTCACCGTCTCCTGCGTCAGGCCTGTCATCGCTGCACCCTCCTGCTGACCGCTGCTGCGCTCTGGGGGAGGACATCAAGCTTACGTGTCTTGTATTTACTTATTGTCAGCAAGATGAGGAGCAAGTCTGTAAGTTAATCTGTCAATAGTACATCATAATACTGTATCATTTGAAAAGATCTGtggtctgtattctgaaacacttccctctctcaccattgATTTGAGGCTACAGAAATTATTTGCTGTTCTCAAGGGTTTCTatagttaataatgtaaaaatcttgttcatTTATCACTAGAACCctgaaaatacccttaaaaacctgtgaaccttcaactagagccttttcaaagcagtggaggtgttggcagaagtgtttcagaacatggcCCTGTGAATCGATCTATCAACAGATCATAACACTGTACCACTTTCATGAACTCCACAAGACAATGGTGGTCTGCTAAATATGTACAAACGGCATCATCTCTTTCACAAAATAAAGCTTTATATTATGACTCCTGCTTCTCCTTAACCTGTGGCAAGTGTTCATATCTTCACTCAACCAAAACCAATATAATTCAAAACACAGTACCAAGATAGCATTATAAATTGATAGGAGGAGCAGAAGTTATTATAGAAGCTTGCATTGTATGAGATAAGGAGACTAGAGGGAGTGAAAGTCAAGTGTAGAAGTGACACATTACTAACCAGGGTGGCTAGGGGTGAGGTACATTACTAAATGGAGTGGCTGTATAGGAACAAGACACATTAATAACTGGAGTGGCTGAGTGAGGTACATTACTGGAGTGTAGGAGTGACACATTACTAACTGGAGTGGCTGTGGGTGTGGTCACGGGGAGGCTGGTTCAGAAGGCGCCCTATTTCCTGCTGTGCGGTGATCCCAATGTGGTAACTGTGACTCTGGAGGTCATCACACTATATATCAGATTGTGGGAAAGGTCATCACATTTTTATATATCAAGGTCAGAGGGAGCTCATCACATTACACTATATCAAAggtcattttcatcattatacATCATTGTGGGAGAATGTCACCTGACCATTATAGCACATTTTGTttcttacatttattttatGAAGCTCTACCAACATTTATTAAGACCAAGTTGCAAAAAATAAGGCTTTGATTTAACTATTTTGACCTAAGTGTAGCAATTAATGAAGAACACCCCATATCTTATCAGCCACCAAACACCCACAAACCTTCGCTCCACAAGGAATATAAgggataatgttttctttctccttcctaggGCGGGATTGGTTGGTGCGCTGCCTGGAGGTGTGAGTGGGCCTGGCATACCCCTGCTTGTCTACATCAACTGCTGGCTTTGGGTGAGTGTGTACTTTCTTGTCCTTCTTAGAATGTTCCTGTACCTGGCTGTCAGtatctctcatctttctctcccttgatCTACTACCAGTGTCTGTGTGATTGCCCTGTGCTGTCTGCCTGGGTTTGGGACTTGATCTGGCTGCCCTGTGAGTTTTGGGAGGGTTGCTGCGACAGGAAGAGTCAGACTCATCTCTTTTGCTGTGTCCTCTCTTCCCAAATCCACATGACTCTTCCCTGACACCCAAGTTTTCAAAGCTCTCATCCTGCAGAGGTCTGGCTGATCTCAACAGCAAACAGGTATCACTGTGACACAAGCAGCAGTCCTGGAAAATGTTCTGTGATGCTTCCTTCTTGTGCCTTGCCTTGTGCTTCCATATGACCTTTTCTCTCAGGTCTAGAGGGCATGGGTCATCACATAAAGGTCTGCAAGTATTGCCATAACACAGGCAGTCTTGGGAACTATCCTCCgactctttcctccccctgtGGTCTCTCTGTGCAGGCTTCCATAcaaccctctccctcacacccagcAGCTTGGGGTCGCTAGATGGAGGTCTGCTTGTTCGTTTCCGCTGAGTGTTGCTGGGTTTGCCTCGGCCTCCCTCACTCCGTGGGTTGCAGTGTTTGCAGTAATCCTGTGGCACCTTCTCAgccaccttctcttccctctgtgTTACTTTGCTGTCTTGCACTGATGAAATGTGTGGTTGCTTTGTCCTCTGCAAGGAATCATTGTACAGATCTGAGTGGTGCTGAGAAGTGATCCCATTCATATATCATTATTAAGATGTAAATTATTCATGCTACATGGTGTTATAAAGACACAGGCATCAATAATGTAATGGATAAATAACAGACACAGATTTCAACACGAACCTTCCCTTTAAACTTCGACTTGCGCTTTATCAACACACTTTTGCTCCTTAGTTTCTTTGATCCTTCTGAAAATAGAGAATTTGGAGTCACACACCAGCAACACTGACCCTCTGTTGTCACTGATGGACTCCTGTACCAGATAAGGTGCTGAGCCTTGAGTGTTTGCCTCATACAAGAAAGTACAACATTTCTGTTctgggtatggttaggttaggttagagaaaATACAGTACCCTTAAGTATTACACATACCTGTTAATCAAAACTGTAAAATGACCAGAATAATCACTAGAATATCTGTATTATAGTGGTGTGATTAGCTAATAGCCCActggagaaggtggagagatggtgttgggttaggttaggctggagGAAGTACCTTTAAAAAATTACCCACGCCtcttgataaaaaataaa
It includes:
- the LOC135091840 gene encoding uncharacterized protein LOC135091840 isoform X2; its protein translation is MSKVFPHSDKKGMDAALNLVEDTLAVLRRRVQQQQHERGSGVRDAATNTSPPPPPPSITSSKGSKKLRSKSVLIKRKSKFKGKRTKQPHISSVQDSKVTQREEKVAEKVPQDYCKHCNPRSEGGRGKPSNTQRKRTSRPPSSDPKLLGVRERVVWKPAQRDHRGRKESEDSSQDCLCYGNTCRPLCDDPCPLDLREKVIWKHKARHKKEASQNIFQDCCLCHSDTCLLLRSARPLQDESFENLGVREESCGFGKRGHSKRDESDSSCRSNPPKTHRAARSSPKPRQTAQGNHTDTGSRSRERKMRDTDSQVQEHSKKDKKVHTHPKPAVDVDKQGYARPTHTSRQRTNQSRPRKEKENIIPYIPCGAKSHSYHIGITAQQEIGRLLNQPPRDHTHSHSKRSSGQQEGAAMTGLTQETVKQAMANIHHHLKGHTNQ
- the LOC135091840 gene encoding uncharacterized protein LOC135091840 isoform X1, with the translated sequence MSKVFPHSDKKGMDAALNLVEDTLAVLRRRVQQQQHERGSGVRDAATNTSPPPPPPSITSSKGSKKLRSKSVLIKRKSKFKGKRTKQPHISSVQDSKVTQREEKVAEKVPQDYCKHCNPRSEGGRGKPSNTQRKRTSRPPSSDPKLLGVRERVVWKPAQRDHRGRKESEDSSQDCLCYGNTCRPLCDDPCPLDLREKVIWKHKARHKKEASQNIFQDCCLCHSDTCLLLRSARPLQDESFENLGVREESCGFGKRGHSKRDESDSSCRSNPPKTHRAARSSPKPRQTAQGNHTDTGSRSRERKMRDTDSQVQEHSKKDKKVHTHPKPAVDVDKQGYARPTHTSRQRTNQSRPRKEKENIIPYIPCGAKCDDLQSHSYHIGITAQQEIGRLLNQPPRDHTHSHSKRSSGQQEGAAMTGLTQETVKQAMANIHHHLKGHTNQ